A single genomic interval of Acidobacteriota bacterium harbors:
- the mgtA gene encoding magnesium-translocating P-type ATPase: MNISKKTPDASQRPGHFPSGNGADDPVHLLETARTDADTVLKGLGSQPSGLSTAEADARLKQFGTNEIAREKRHSALMRLLENIKNPLVLLLLALGVLSYLTGDLRATVVIFVIVVLGVVLRFFQETRADNAAEKLKAMVSNTATLVRDGKEEEVSLKLLVPGDIIRLAAGDMVPADVRVLSAKDLFLNQAALTGEALPVERTAGLAPVDVENPLDQPNLCFLGSNVESGSATAVVIRTGDRTYFGSLAARIIGQRQLTSFDKGVNKFTWLMIRFIAVMVPAVFLINGLSKHNWVEAFLFAMAVAVGLTPEMLPMIVTVNLSKGALAMARKKVIVKRLNSIQNFGAMDVLCTDKTGTLTQGKVVLEKYLDVYGDPSEKVLHYGYLNSFHHTGLKNLLDKAVLDHEELREHLKADEKYRKIDEIPFDFVRRRMSVVVEDDTGLNTLICKGAVDEVMSQCTRVEAKGEVIEVLPEHDAKRRQLADDLNSQGFRVVALAYKHMPGASDDPVYAIKDESDLILLGFLAFLDPPKDTATEALSRLHGLNVDVKVLTGDNELVTAYICKEVGMPVEHLLLGSQIETMSETELAETASATSVFARLVPAHKERIIRALQSKGHVLGFMGDGINDAPALKAADVGISVDSAVDIAKESSDIILLENSLLVLEQGVLEGRRVFGNIVKYIKMAASSNFGNMFSVVGASAFLPFLPMLPIQVLTNNLLYDFSQTTIPTDQVDQDWLTRPRQWTIGKILRFILFIGPISSIFDYATFFLMLYVFDCWHNPALFHTGWFVESLFTQTLIIHVIRTNKIPFIQSRASWPLILSSLLIVAVGAWLTVSPLANTLGFVPLPPLYWLFLAIMLVGYAVLTQVVKTWFIRRFGE, from the coding sequence ATGAACATCTCCAAGAAGACGCCGGACGCCTCTCAGCGCCCAGGTCACTTCCCCAGCGGAAACGGGGCGGATGATCCCGTTCACCTGTTGGAAACGGCCCGTACCGATGCCGATACCGTCCTGAAGGGGCTTGGATCACAACCGAGCGGGCTGAGCACGGCGGAAGCCGATGCTCGCTTGAAGCAGTTCGGGACCAACGAGATTGCCCGAGAGAAGCGTCACTCGGCCCTGATGCGCCTCTTGGAAAACATCAAGAATCCACTGGTCCTTCTGCTCCTGGCGCTGGGCGTGCTGTCCTATCTCACTGGTGACCTGCGGGCAACGGTGGTCATTTTCGTCATAGTGGTTCTGGGCGTCGTCTTGCGCTTTTTCCAAGAGACGAGGGCCGATAACGCGGCCGAGAAGCTCAAAGCGATGGTCAGCAACACGGCGACGCTGGTGCGAGACGGCAAGGAAGAAGAAGTCTCGCTCAAGCTGTTAGTGCCTGGCGATATCATCCGGCTGGCAGCTGGTGACATGGTGCCGGCTGATGTGCGAGTGCTGTCCGCCAAAGATCTGTTCCTGAATCAGGCAGCCCTCACCGGTGAAGCGCTGCCCGTGGAGCGAACGGCTGGACTGGCGCCCGTCGATGTGGAGAACCCCCTCGATCAACCCAACCTCTGCTTCCTCGGTTCCAACGTCGAGAGCGGCTCCGCGACCGCCGTGGTCATCCGTACCGGGGACCGAACCTACTTTGGATCGCTAGCCGCCCGCATCATCGGCCAGCGCCAGTTGACCAGCTTCGACAAGGGCGTCAACAAGTTCACCTGGCTGATGATCCGCTTCATCGCCGTGATGGTTCCGGCGGTGTTCCTCATCAACGGACTGAGCAAGCACAACTGGGTGGAAGCGTTCCTGTTTGCCATGGCCGTGGCCGTGGGGTTGACCCCCGAGATGCTGCCCATGATCGTGACGGTCAACCTGTCGAAAGGCGCGCTGGCCATGGCGCGCAAGAAGGTGATCGTCAAACGCCTGAACTCCATCCAGAACTTCGGCGCGATGGACGTGCTATGCACCGACAAGACCGGCACCCTCACCCAGGGCAAAGTCGTGCTCGAAAAGTATCTGGACGTGTACGGCGATCCCAGTGAGAAAGTGCTGCATTACGGCTACCTGAATAGCTTTCACCATACGGGGCTGAAGAATCTGCTGGACAAGGCGGTCCTCGACCATGAGGAGTTGAGAGAGCACCTGAAAGCGGACGAGAAGTACCGCAAGATCGACGAGATCCCGTTCGACTTCGTCCGCCGGCGCATGTCGGTGGTGGTGGAAGATGACACCGGGTTGAACACGCTCATCTGCAAGGGCGCGGTGGATGAAGTGATGAGCCAGTGTACCCGGGTGGAAGCCAAAGGGGAGGTCATCGAGGTTCTGCCCGAGCACGATGCCAAACGCCGACAGTTGGCTGACGACCTGAACAGTCAGGGATTTCGGGTCGTCGCCCTGGCGTACAAGCACATGCCGGGCGCTTCAGATGATCCGGTGTACGCGATCAAGGATGAATCGGACCTGATCCTGCTGGGGTTCCTGGCCTTCCTCGACCCGCCAAAGGACACGGCGACGGAGGCGTTGAGCCGGCTTCACGGCTTGAACGTGGACGTCAAGGTCCTGACGGGCGACAACGAGCTCGTCACCGCCTATATCTGTAAGGAAGTGGGCATGCCGGTCGAGCATCTCTTGCTCGGCTCTCAAATCGAGACGATGAGCGAGACGGAACTGGCCGAGACCGCCAGCGCCACCAGCGTCTTTGCCAGGCTGGTCCCGGCTCACAAGGAACGCATCATCCGTGCGCTCCAGAGCAAGGGCCACGTCTTGGGGTTCATGGGTGACGGCATCAACGACGCCCCGGCCCTGAAGGCCGCCGATGTGGGCATCTCAGTGGACAGTGCGGTAGACATCGCCAAGGAGTCATCTGACATCATCCTGCTGGAAAACAGTCTGCTGGTGCTGGAGCAGGGCGTGCTGGAAGGCCGGCGGGTGTTCGGCAACATCGTGAAGTACATCAAGATGGCGGCCAGTTCGAACTTTGGCAACATGTTCAGTGTCGTGGGGGCCAGCGCGTTCCTGCCGTTCCTGCCCATGCTGCCGATCCAGGTGCTGACCAACAACCTCCTGTACGACTTCTCGCAAACCACCATCCCGACCGACCAGGTGGATCAGGACTGGCTCACCAGGCCGCGCCAGTGGACGATTGGCAAGATCCTGCGTTTCATTCTCTTTATCGGGCCGATCAGCTCGATCTTCGATTACGCGACGTTCTTCCTGATGCTGTACGTCTTCGACTGCTGGCACAACCCGGCCTTGTTCCACACCGGCTGGTTCGTGGAGTCGCTCTTCACCCAGACGTTGATCATCCATGTCATTCGCACCAACAAGATCCCGTTCATCCAAAGCCGGGCGAGTTGGCCGCTCATCCTCTCTTCCTTGCTCATCGTCGCGGTCGGTGCCTGGCTGACGGTGTCGCCCTTGGCGAACACGCTCGGGTTTGTCCCGCTCCCGCCGCTGTACTGGCTGTTTCTGGCCATCATGCTGGTGGGCTACGCAGTGCTGACGCAAGTGGTGAAGACCTGGTTCATTCGCAGGTTTGGGGAATGA
- the macA gene encoding macrolide transporter subunit MacA: MTRPTFLRRRSLWLIGALLVVAVSAGWYYFAYGTAKIVYATAAVERGDVESTVVAAGVLQPVRYVDVGAQTSGKLKSLKVKQGDHVEENQLLAEIDPVLADTALTSANATLENMNSQRSVRQAQLVLAQVQRDRNEQLFTKLMLSTDDRDVTRANYDVALANVASLSAQMKQATAAVDTATANVGYTRITAPMTGDVVSIAALEGQTLNANQQAPNILRIADLGTMTVRAQVSEGDIVRVKPGQDVYFTVLGQTRRWKGKIQQILPTPELINNVVFYDVLFDIPNPGRELSIQMTAQVFIVLAQAKNALLIPTAAVGNASEGATINVRVLNADGRIEVRAITIGIKSEISAEVTSGLKEKERVVIGGTPPAQGTTRSPLAAGRRGF, from the coding sequence GTGACACGTCCAACCTTCCTGCGGCGACGCAGCCTGTGGCTGATTGGCGCACTCCTGGTCGTCGCCGTTAGCGCGGGCTGGTATTACTTTGCGTATGGCACAGCCAAGATCGTTTATGCCACGGCCGCCGTCGAACGCGGCGATGTCGAGAGCACGGTCGTGGCGGCGGGCGTCCTGCAGCCCGTCAGGTATGTCGATGTCGGCGCTCAGACCTCCGGCAAGCTGAAATCGCTGAAGGTCAAGCAAGGCGATCACGTCGAAGAGAACCAGTTGCTCGCGGAAATTGACCCGGTCCTGGCGGATACCGCGCTCACGTCCGCCAACGCCACGCTCGAGAACATGAACTCACAGCGCTCGGTGAGACAGGCGCAACTGGTGCTCGCTCAGGTCCAGCGGGACCGCAACGAGCAACTCTTTACGAAACTGATGCTCTCCACCGACGACCGCGACGTGACCCGGGCCAACTACGATGTCGCGCTCGCCAACGTCGCGTCGCTCTCGGCGCAGATGAAGCAGGCGACGGCGGCGGTCGACACGGCGACAGCCAATGTAGGGTATACGAGAATCACGGCGCCGATGACCGGCGACGTCGTGTCCATCGCCGCACTGGAAGGGCAAACACTCAACGCGAACCAGCAGGCACCGAATATTCTCCGGATTGCCGATCTGGGCACCATGACCGTCCGGGCGCAAGTCTCGGAAGGGGACATCGTCCGCGTGAAGCCCGGCCAGGACGTGTACTTCACCGTTCTGGGCCAGACCCGTCGCTGGAAGGGCAAGATCCAGCAGATCCTTCCCACCCCGGAACTCATCAACAACGTCGTGTTTTACGACGTGCTGTTCGACATTCCGAATCCGGGGCGTGAGCTGAGTATTCAGATGACGGCACAGGTCTTCATCGTGCTTGCACAGGCGAAGAACGCGTTGCTCATACCGACCGCAGCCGTCGGCAATGCCAGCGAAGGCGCGACCATCAACGTACGGGTACTGAACGCTGATGGCCGCATCGAAGTGCGCGCGATCACTATTGGCATCAAGAGCGAAATCTCCGCGGAGGTCACCAGCGGTCTCAAGGAGAAGGAACGGGTCGTGATTGGTGGGACACCACCGGCACAGGGCACCACGAGAAGCCCGCTGGCCGCCGGCCGCAGGGGTTTCTGA
- a CDS encoding MacB family efflux pump subunit, which yields MPSPILVELQAVSRTYTSGGEPLTVLTGVSLAIESGEFVAIMGASGSGKSTLMNIIGCLDKPSSGTYRVRGIDIATLDGDALAALRRDTFGFIFQRYNLMSDLSAVENTEVPAVYCGMARGQRETHASDLLRELGLGDRLQHHPSQLSGGQQQRVAIARALMNGGPVILADEPTGALDSQGGKEVMAILEKLHGLGHTIIVVTHDSDIAAYAHRIVRITDGRITSDEQQQKGEAAHQEPAADTGKAAATPGVAVLGEALSMAFRSLLRNRMRTALTMLGIIIGVASVVALMAIGNGAKQDVLDRIQAMGTDLLSIERGPAAVRASGATVTSFLPEDLPSMVTVPGVAMAIPETELSSLLRFGNQDLMVSAIGTGDAFPQVHDWPVQSGVFFSAEHVTRYAQVVTIGQTVAKNLFPAGTNPIGQYVLIGNAPFLVIGVLSSKGSTGRGDDQDNAVWLPYTTAGARILGQRFFRRMVVRVKPGADMSMVQAGLRTLLITRHGKEDFNIRNMADTIETANETQNTLTYLLAAIAVISLIVGGIGVMNIMLVSVTERTREIGIRMAIGARSFDVLFQFLTEAVMVCFVGGLAGVVVGIGGGLSTSAIVGWRVMFTVAPIVLAFACAFLTGIVFGYLPARKAAHLEPIDALARE from the coding sequence ATGCCGTCGCCGATCCTCGTCGAATTGCAGGCGGTCAGCCGCACCTATACGTCGGGCGGCGAGCCGCTGACAGTGCTCACCGGGGTCAGCTTGGCGATTGAGAGCGGCGAATTCGTCGCCATCATGGGCGCATCCGGCTCGGGCAAGTCCACCCTCATGAACATCATCGGCTGTCTCGACAAGCCGTCGAGCGGCACCTATCGCGTCCGCGGCATCGACATCGCCACGCTCGACGGCGACGCGCTGGCCGCTCTGCGGCGCGATACCTTCGGCTTCATCTTCCAGCGCTACAACCTGATGTCCGACTTGAGTGCCGTCGAAAACACCGAGGTGCCGGCCGTGTACTGCGGCATGGCGAGAGGGCAGCGGGAGACGCACGCCAGCGACTTGTTGCGCGAACTCGGTCTGGGCGACCGGCTGCAACACCATCCCAGCCAGCTCTCCGGCGGCCAGCAACAGCGGGTCGCCATTGCTCGCGCGCTCATGAACGGCGGGCCGGTGATCCTGGCCGACGAACCCACTGGAGCGCTCGACAGCCAGGGCGGCAAGGAGGTCATGGCGATTCTCGAGAAACTGCACGGACTGGGGCACACCATCATCGTGGTGACCCACGACAGCGACATCGCGGCATATGCGCACCGCATCGTTCGCATTACAGACGGGCGTATCACCTCCGACGAGCAGCAGCAGAAAGGGGAGGCCGCTCATCAGGAACCCGCCGCCGACACCGGAAAGGCTGCTGCCACGCCTGGTGTGGCGGTTCTCGGCGAAGCGCTGAGCATGGCGTTCCGTTCACTGCTGCGCAACAGGATGCGAACCGCGCTGACGATGCTGGGGATCATCATTGGCGTGGCCTCGGTGGTCGCGCTGATGGCGATCGGCAACGGCGCGAAGCAGGATGTCCTTGATCGCATCCAGGCCATGGGCACCGACTTGCTGAGCATTGAGCGCGGACCGGCCGCCGTTCGCGCCTCAGGCGCGACGGTGACCAGCTTCTTGCCCGAGGATTTGCCGTCCATGGTCACGGTGCCGGGTGTGGCCATGGCGATTCCGGAAACGGAACTGTCGTCGCTGCTGCGCTTTGGCAACCAGGACTTGATGGTCTCGGCGATCGGCACCGGCGACGCCTTTCCCCAGGTGCATGACTGGCCGGTGCAGTCCGGCGTGTTCTTCTCGGCCGAGCACGTGACGCGCTATGCCCAGGTCGTCACGATCGGCCAGACCGTCGCAAAGAACCTGTTCCCCGCCGGTACGAATCCGATTGGCCAGTATGTGCTCATTGGCAACGCGCCGTTCCTGGTCATTGGCGTGCTAAGCAGCAAAGGCTCGACCGGGCGGGGTGACGACCAGGACAACGCCGTCTGGCTGCCCTACACAACGGCCGGAGCACGCATTCTTGGACAGCGCTTTTTCAGGCGTATGGTCGTGAGAGTGAAGCCGGGCGCGGACATGAGCATGGTGCAGGCGGGACTCCGTACGCTGCTGATCACCCGCCATGGCAAGGAGGACTTCAACATTCGGAATATGGCCGATACCATCGAGACGGCCAATGAAACGCAGAACACGCTCACCTACCTGCTGGCGGCCATTGCCGTGATCTCGCTCATTGTCGGCGGCATTGGCGTGATGAACATCATGCTGGTCTCGGTCACCGAACGGACTCGCGAAATTGGCATCCGCATGGCGATTGGCGCGCGCAGCTTCGATGTGTTGTTTCAATTTCTGACCGAGGCCGTGATGGTCTGCTTTGTCGGCGGCCTGGCGGGTGTCGTCGTCGGCATTGGCGGCGGTCTCTCGACCTCCGCGATTGTCGGCTGGCGCGTGATGTTCACGGTCGCACCGATCGTCCTTGCCTTCGCGTGTGCGTTTCTGACGGGAATCGTCTTTGGCTATCTTCCGGCCAGAAAAGCCGCACACCTCGAGCCCATCGACGCGCTGGCTCGGGAATAG
- a CDS encoding CsbD family protein, which produces MWNKDERAGKIDQTKGRVKQAVGDLTANKDLKAEGRVDEAAGKAQAAVGQVRRKAGEAIKKIGEAVKR; this is translated from the coding sequence ATGTGGAACAAAGATGAACGCGCCGGAAAAATCGATCAGACGAAAGGTCGAGTCAAGCAGGCGGTCGGCGATTTGACCGCCAACAAGGACCTGAAGGCCGAGGGTCGGGTGGATGAGGCCGCGGGGAAGGCCCAGGCGGCCGTGGGTCAAGTCCGTCGGAAGGCCGGCGAAGCGATCAAGAAGATCGGCGAAGCCGTGAAGCGGTGA
- a CDS encoding PRC-barrel domain-containing protein gives MLRSMKDLDGFTIGATDGDIGTVKECYFDDVSYTVRYVVVDTGGWLSEREVLLSPIAFRVMDWEHKRITAALTKAQVEKSPDIDVHKSVSRQHETAYYGYYGYTPYWAGDYLWGAYPYPYLGPGPALSAAELERERRWNWKAKERNDPHLRSSRAVTGYHIHATDGDIGHVEDYLVDDHSWAIRYMIVDTTNWWPGKKVLVAPAWIGKV, from the coding sequence ATGCTCCGGAGCATGAAGGATCTCGACGGGTTCACGATCGGGGCCACCGACGGGGACATCGGCACGGTCAAAGAGTGCTATTTCGACGATGTGAGCTACACGGTGCGCTACGTCGTGGTCGACACGGGAGGGTGGCTTTCGGAACGTGAGGTGCTCCTCTCGCCGATCGCGTTCCGCGTGATGGACTGGGAGCACAAGCGCATCACGGCCGCGCTGACGAAGGCCCAGGTGGAGAAGAGTCCAGATATCGACGTGCATAAGTCGGTCTCGCGGCAGCACGAGACCGCCTACTATGGCTACTATGGCTATACGCCGTACTGGGCGGGGGACTATCTCTGGGGCGCGTATCCCTATCCCTATCTCGGACCCGGGCCGGCCCTGAGTGCCGCGGAACTCGAGCGCGAGCGGCGCTGGAACTGGAAGGCCAAGGAGCGGAACGACCCGCACCTGCGGAGTTCGCGCGCCGTGACCGGCTACCACATCCACGCGACCGACGGCGACATCGGCCATGTGGAAGACTATCTCGTGGACGATCACTCCTGGGCGATCCGCTACATGATCGTGGACACCACCAACTGGTGGCCAGGCAAGAAGGTCTTGGTGGCGCCCGCCTGGATTGGGAAGGTG
- a CDS encoding polyphosphate kinase 2 family protein, which produces MKIHSKQFRVQPGDKVTLREWPTIVKPFCKSKKRYHAVLGEHVAELSSLQRLHYASNRYALLLIFQGMDAAGKDGAIRHVMSGVNPQGCQVFSFKQPSADELEHDFLWRTTGRLPERGQIGIFNRSYYEEVLIVRVHPEILRSQGLSRELRDEKTIWEERYRSIVDLERHLHRNGTRIIKVFLHVSQEEQRKRFLERIDEPGKNWKFGLSDIHERKYWKQYMKAYEACLNATSTRYAPWYVVPADDKENARLIVSQIVLDALNELEMAYPRTTATRRRELNTIRMLLAK; this is translated from the coding sequence ATGAAAATCCATTCAAAGCAGTTCCGTGTGCAGCCCGGAGATAAGGTCACCCTCAGAGAGTGGCCAACGATTGTGAAGCCCTTCTGTAAGTCGAAGAAGCGGTATCACGCCGTCCTCGGAGAACACGTTGCGGAGTTGAGCTCGCTGCAGCGCCTCCACTACGCGTCCAACCGCTATGCGTTGCTGTTGATTTTTCAGGGGATGGACGCTGCCGGCAAGGACGGCGCCATCCGGCACGTCATGTCCGGGGTCAATCCGCAAGGTTGCCAGGTCTTCAGTTTCAAACAACCGAGCGCCGACGAACTGGAACACGATTTTCTCTGGCGCACGACGGGCCGGCTTCCCGAACGCGGGCAGATTGGCATATTCAATCGTTCCTATTACGAGGAAGTGCTGATTGTCCGGGTGCATCCCGAGATTCTCCGCAGCCAGGGGCTTTCACGCGAATTGCGCGACGAGAAGACGATCTGGGAAGAGCGATATCGCTCCATCGTGGACCTGGAGCGCCATCTTCATCGTAACGGAACGCGGATTATCAAAGTATTCCTGCACGTGTCGCAGGAAGAACAGCGAAAGCGATTTCTCGAGCGCATTGATGAGCCGGGCAAGAACTGGAAATTCGGCCTCTCGGACATTCACGAGCGGAAATACTGGAAGCAGTACATGAAAGCTTATGAGGCTTGCCTGAACGCGACAAGCACCCGTTACGCGCCCTGGTACGTCGTTCCCGCCGATGACAAGGAGAATGCCCGGTTGATTGTTTCCCAAATTGTCCTTGATGCGCTCAATGAACTCGAGATGGCCTATCCCAGGACCACCGCCACACGTCGGCGGGAATTGAACACGATCCGCATGCTGCTCGCGAAGTGA
- a CDS encoding plasma-membrane proton-efflux P-type ATPase → MAHTTSPAPSKPAGAKPPDIASASVPDTLAALHVDRDTGLTHAEVDTRRKEHGYNEVAEQKQHPVLMFLGKFWGLSAWMLELIMVLSAVLEKFSDLAVVSALLVINAAVSFSQEHRAAGVIETLRRRLQVSARALREAQWQVIPARDLVPGDIVRVRPGDIIPADVKLLTGTVSVDQSALTGESKDADKAPGDVLSSGSVVRRGEGNGVVMLTGAKTFFGRTTELVQQARPTLHIDAVMARVVRWLFLVVGALLGIVVVMSLVRGTPLLEMVPLMLILLMSAIPLSLPVMFTVSMAVGSKELAKRGVLVTRLSASEDAATMDVLCVDKTGTITMNQLAVTGVIPLEHATEADVLFAGALASQEANQDPIDLAFLAVAKERHIFDGRPAVTPVSFAPFDATNRRTEAVVEQNGQRLHVMKGAVRTVAEACRLEPPAIDALEARVSESALKGYRTLAVAQGPDEAASAAQTGPGHDDAVSTAKSGALALVGLVTLYDPPRPDATQLIAELRDLGVSVKMLTGDALAVASEIAHGVGLPNIRRMADLKAAGAQAGNKAVDVLAGADGVAEVYPEDKYIVVQHLQAAGHVTGMTGDGVNDAPALRQAEVGIAVSTATDVAKGAASVVLTEPGLTNIVALVEQGRTIYQRILTYIINKISRTILKTAFVAIAFAVTGRFVMSAFAMLLLVFITDFAKISLATDRVRPSRKPETWNIGHLITVSVVLGALMVAEALLVLWFGWSRYGLSTSDDALYTFSFLTLLYFAAFSIVSARERRWFWATMPSKTVVAAVMAETLVGTVLSFAGLPGLMPLPWWQTLAIFAFAMVSCLVVNDAVKVALIRWRMPDAGAKTPVDVTP, encoded by the coding sequence ATGGCACATACAACGTCGCCGGCGCCCTCGAAGCCAGCAGGCGCCAAGCCCCCCGACATCGCCTCCGCGTCGGTCCCCGACACGCTCGCGGCGCTCCATGTGGACCGTGATACCGGTCTGACGCACGCTGAGGTGGACACCCGCCGAAAGGAGCACGGCTACAACGAAGTGGCCGAACAGAAACAACACCCGGTCCTCATGTTTCTCGGCAAGTTCTGGGGCCTGTCGGCGTGGATGCTCGAACTGATCATGGTCCTGTCGGCGGTGCTGGAGAAATTCTCTGATCTCGCGGTGGTGAGTGCGCTGCTCGTGATCAACGCCGCCGTGAGTTTTTCGCAGGAGCACCGGGCCGCCGGCGTGATCGAGACGTTGCGGCGCCGGTTGCAAGTCAGCGCGCGTGCGCTTCGCGAGGCACAGTGGCAGGTCATCCCCGCCCGGGATCTGGTCCCGGGCGACATCGTCCGTGTGCGCCCCGGCGACATCATTCCCGCAGACGTGAAGCTGCTCACCGGAACGGTGAGCGTTGACCAATCGGCTCTCACCGGCGAATCGAAGGACGCGGACAAGGCGCCCGGCGACGTGCTCTCGTCGGGATCCGTCGTCCGCCGGGGCGAAGGCAACGGCGTGGTCATGCTGACCGGAGCGAAGACCTTCTTTGGACGCACCACGGAGCTCGTACAGCAGGCGCGACCGACGCTCCACATCGATGCGGTGATGGCCAGGGTCGTCCGCTGGCTCTTCCTCGTCGTCGGCGCGCTGCTGGGCATCGTCGTCGTCATGTCCCTCGTGCGCGGCACGCCGCTTCTGGAAATGGTCCCGCTCATGCTCATCCTGTTGATGAGCGCGATCCCGCTCTCCCTCCCCGTCATGTTCACGGTCAGCATGGCTGTCGGGTCGAAGGAGCTGGCCAAGCGCGGTGTGCTGGTCACTCGTCTCAGCGCCTCGGAAGATGCCGCGACAATGGACGTACTCTGCGTGGACAAGACGGGCACAATTACGATGAACCAGCTGGCCGTCACCGGCGTGATCCCGCTGGAGCACGCGACGGAAGCCGACGTGTTGTTCGCCGGCGCACTCGCGTCGCAGGAAGCCAACCAGGACCCGATCGATCTCGCCTTTCTGGCCGTGGCAAAGGAGCGGCACATCTTCGACGGCAGGCCGGCGGTCACGCCCGTTTCCTTCGCGCCGTTTGATGCGACAAACAGGCGGACCGAAGCCGTGGTCGAACAAAATGGGCAGCGCCTGCACGTGATGAAAGGCGCCGTGCGAACTGTCGCCGAAGCCTGCAGACTGGAGCCTCCGGCGATCGACGCGCTGGAGGCGCGGGTCAGCGAATCGGCACTGAAAGGGTATCGGACGCTGGCTGTGGCGCAAGGCCCCGACGAAGCGGCTTCGGCCGCACAGACGGGCCCTGGCCACGACGACGCGGTTTCAACCGCGAAGTCGGGCGCGCTTGCCCTGGTCGGATTGGTGACCCTCTATGACCCGCCTCGACCGGACGCCACCCAACTGATCGCCGAACTTCGGGACTTGGGCGTTTCGGTAAAGATGCTCACTGGCGACGCCCTGGCGGTCGCTAGTGAAATCGCGCACGGAGTCGGGCTGCCCAACATCCGGCGCATGGCCGACCTGAAGGCAGCGGGCGCTCAGGCTGGCAACAAGGCGGTGGACGTGTTGGCGGGTGCGGACGGTGTCGCTGAGGTGTATCCGGAGGACAAGTACATCGTTGTGCAGCACCTGCAGGCCGCAGGACATGTGACCGGCATGACGGGCGATGGCGTCAACGATGCGCCTGCCCTCCGCCAGGCCGAAGTGGGCATCGCCGTCAGTACTGCGACCGACGTGGCCAAGGGCGCCGCGAGCGTCGTCCTGACCGAACCGGGGTTGACGAATATCGTGGCGCTGGTCGAGCAGGGGCGGACGATCTACCAGCGCATCCTGACATACATCATCAACAAGATCAGCCGGACGATCCTGAAGACAGCCTTCGTGGCTATCGCGTTCGCGGTCACTGGCAGGTTTGTCATGTCCGCCTTTGCGATGCTGTTGCTGGTCTTCATCACGGACTTCGCCAAGATCTCCCTGGCCACCGATCGTGTTCGACCGTCCAGGAAACCGGAGACGTGGAACATCGGGCATCTCATCACGGTCTCCGTGGTGTTGGGCGCCTTGATGGTCGCAGAGGCGCTTCTCGTCTTGTGGTTCGGTTGGTCACGTTACGGATTGTCGACGAGCGATGATGCCCTCTACACCTTCAGTTTCCTGACACTGCTCTACTTCGCCGCGTTCTCCATCGTATCCGCGCGGGAGCGCCGCTGGTTTTGGGCGACGATGCCCAGCAAGACTGTCGTGGCCGCCGTCATGGCGGAAACGCTCGTCGGCACCGTCCTGTCGTTCGCGGGTCTTCCGGGACTCATGCCATTGCCCTGGTGGCAGACGCTCGCGATTTTCGCTTTCGCGATGGTCTCGTGCCTGGTCGTGAACGACGCCGTGAAGGTTGCGCTGATCAGGTGGCGCATGCCTGACGCCGGGGCCAAGACACCGGTCGATGTGACCCCGTAG